In one Haemophilus parainfluenzae genomic region, the following are encoded:
- a CDS encoding cation:proton antiporter — translation MNIYTYLCFLTTIAILISFITRKLNDNIQYTIAITATSMAGSLFLVLLGYFGWFNLDDIATRVIERIDFKDFLLNGILGFLLFAGALGIKLPVLNNQKWEITIFALFSTLASTFFIGFLLYGVALLFGWHIDLIYCILFGALISPDDPIAVLAIIKNLKAPKRLSMQVEGESLFNDGIGLVIFTTVFAVAFGGHEPTASGILHLFFKEALGGIAFGLVLGLFAHYLISATDDGSLEILLTLIVPTAGFMLANLLHVSGALAMVVAGILIGNWTRYTGFSQQSQRYLDHFWEMIDHFLNSLLFILIGLAILLIHVSWQGLILIFLAIPVCLICRYASVWLPFQVMKRYRKYNPYTMKVLTWGALRGGLALAMALSIPSGQFYIEGLEMDVRDLILGMTYAVVAFSILVQGMTIETLIRKSKEATMRERGYTGIGLAK, via the coding sequence ATGAATATTTATACTTACTTGTGTTTTCTCACCACAATAGCCATTCTTATCAGTTTTATCACACGTAAACTGAACGATAATATCCAATATACTATTGCCATCACAGCCACCTCCATGGCGGGCTCGCTTTTCCTAGTGTTATTGGGATATTTCGGCTGGTTTAATTTGGATGACATTGCAACACGCGTCATCGAACGCATTGATTTTAAAGATTTCTTATTGAACGGGATTTTAGGCTTTTTGCTCTTTGCCGGCGCCTTGGGCATTAAGCTTCCAGTCTTAAACAATCAAAAATGGGAAATTACCATTTTTGCTCTATTCTCTACGCTTGCCTCCACCTTTTTCATTGGTTTTCTACTTTATGGTGTTGCCTTACTTTTCGGCTGGCATATTGATTTAATTTACTGCATCTTATTTGGTGCACTCATCTCGCCTGATGACCCGATTGCCGTACTTGCCATTATCAAAAACTTAAAAGCACCAAAACGCTTATCTATGCAAGTGGAAGGCGAATCACTTTTTAATGATGGGATTGGCTTGGTAATTTTTACCACGGTTTTTGCTGTCGCATTTGGCGGTCATGAACCGACAGCAAGCGGCATTCTCCATTTATTTTTTAAAGAAGCTTTAGGCGGGATTGCATTTGGATTGGTTTTAGGTCTCTTCGCCCATTATCTGATTTCAGCTACCGATGATGGTTCGTTAGAAATTCTTTTGACCTTAATCGTACCCACTGCGGGCTTTATGCTTGCTAATCTCTTACATGTATCAGGTGCATTAGCGATGGTTGTCGCGGGGATTTTAATTGGTAACTGGACAAGATACACAGGCTTTTCTCAACAAAGCCAACGCTATTTAGATCACTTTTGGGAAATGATCGATCACTTCCTTAACTCCTTACTCTTTATCTTGATCGGTTTAGCGATTTTATTGATTCATGTGTCTTGGCAAGGGTTAATCTTAATTTTCCTTGCTATTCCGGTTTGCTTAATCTGTCGATATGCAAGTGTCTGGTTACCATTCCAAGTCATGAAACGTTATCGTAAATACAATCCTTACACCATGAAAGTACTTACTTGGGGCGCATTACGAGGGGGATTAGCGCTCGCTATGGCGCTTTCTATTCCAAGTGGTCAATTTTATATTGAAGGATTAGAAATGGATGTTCGCGATCTTATTTTAGGTATGACGTATGCGGTAGTGGCATTCTCCATTCTCGTACAAGGTATGACAATTGAGACCTTAATTCGTAAATCAAAAGAAGCCACCATGCGTGAACGTGGCTATACGGGTATCGGATTAGCGAAATAA
- a CDS encoding H-NS family nucleoid-associated regulatory protein, producing the protein MNELTKGLTNLRSLRAAVRDLTLEQAESSLLKLQAAVEEKRAQVAEIEQAEQERRARIAKYKELIKQEGITAEELTAIIGIAPSSIRKKREPRPAKYKYTDETGQERTWTGQGRTPRVIQKALDKGASLASFEI; encoded by the coding sequence ATGAACGAATTAACAAAAGGTTTAACTAACCTTCGTAGTTTACGTGCCGCTGTACGCGATTTAACATTAGAACAAGCTGAAAGTTCACTTTTAAAATTACAAGCTGCTGTTGAAGAAAAACGTGCTCAAGTAGCTGAAATTGAACAAGCGGAACAAGAGCGTCGTGCGCGTATCGCAAAATATAAAGAATTAATTAAACAAGAAGGTATCACGGCAGAAGAATTAACGGCAATTATTGGTATTGCACCTTCTTCAATTCGTAAAAAACGTGAACCTCGCCCAGCAAAATACAAATATACTGATGAAACGGGTCAAGAAAGAACATGGACTGGTCAAGGTCGCACACCTCGTGTGATTCAAAAGGCCTTAGATAAAGGTGCCTCTTTAGCTTCTTTTGAAATCTAA
- the purU gene encoding formyltetrahydrofolate deformylase produces the protein MLEKKILLTDCPDDKGLIAKITNICYKHQLNILHNNEFVDFETKHFFMRTELEGIFNEETLLADLNYSLPAGTNCRLISAKRKRIVILVTKEAHCLGDILMKNYYGALDVEIAAVIGNHDNLRELVERFDIPFHCVSHEGLTRVEHDKLLAEKIDEYAPDYIVLAKYMRVLNPEFVARYPNRVINIHHSFLPAFIGAKPYQQAYERGVKIIGATAHFINNELDQGPIIMQNVINVDHTYSADAMMRAGRDVEKTVLSRALDLALHDRIFVYKNKTVVL, from the coding sequence ATGTTAGAAAAGAAAATATTACTGACCGACTGTCCGGATGATAAAGGTTTAATCGCCAAAATCACCAACATTTGTTACAAACATCAATTAAATATCCTTCACAATAATGAGTTCGTTGATTTCGAAACAAAGCATTTCTTTATGCGCACCGAATTGGAAGGCATTTTTAATGAAGAAACTTTGTTAGCTGACTTAAATTATAGTTTGCCGGCAGGGACAAATTGCCGCCTAATCAGTGCAAAACGTAAACGTATCGTGATTTTAGTCACCAAAGAAGCGCACTGCTTAGGTGATATCTTAATGAAAAATTACTACGGTGCATTAGATGTAGAAATTGCGGCTGTCATTGGGAATCACGATAATTTACGCGAATTGGTTGAACGCTTTGATATTCCATTCCATTGTGTCAGTCATGAAGGGCTCACTCGTGTGGAACACGATAAATTACTGGCTGAAAAAATTGATGAATATGCACCTGATTACATTGTTTTAGCAAAATACATGCGTGTATTAAATCCAGAATTCGTGGCGCGTTATCCAAATCGTGTGATTAATATTCACCATTCATTCTTACCGGCATTTATTGGTGCCAAACCCTATCAACAAGCCTATGAACGTGGCGTAAAAATTATTGGTGCAACAGCTCACTTCATTAACAATGAATTAGATCAAGGTCCGATCATTATGCAAAATGTGATTAATGTGGATCACACCTACTCTGCCGATGCCATGATGCGTGCGGGGCGTGATGTGGAAAAAACCGTATTAAGCCGTGCACTTGATCTTGCCTTACACGATCGTATTTTTGTCTATAAAAACAAAACGGTGGTCTTGTAA
- the cls gene encoding cardiolipin synthase — protein MSFEHIILVYIIPVLIWMAVISVTLRLLVKKQAVSATLSWLMIIYLVPLIGVIAYLIFGEIKLGTRRAKAFQLLKPKYTQWLQQLSEQKDLVTHSQDPRYRALFKLVHHRLGIPNIRGNELHILDTPESIIRSIIRDIQQAHHSINMVFYIWSNDGMINEVKQALEEAVQRGVKVCLLLDSVGSNAFLKSPVCKEMRAKGIEITEALHVNLFRMFFSRIDLRQHRKIIIIDNQIAYTGSMNMVDPNFFKQDSNVGNWIDVMVRINGPVSPILNSLHAWDWEIETTEELPLLLPNCPLVEIDDNDTHSVQVIASGPAFPDDLIAQSLATVIYAARESIVITSPYFVPSHNIAEALRIAAFRGVDITLILPKNNDSLMVRWASRTFFDDLLEAGVKIYHFEAGLLHTKSVLIDNKLALVGTVNMDLRSFLLNFEITVAVEDRNFANEVATLHENYLANSSALNMQEWINRPFYHRIIERLFFLFSPLL, from the coding sequence ATGAGTTTTGAACATATTATACTGGTTTATATTATTCCCGTGTTAATTTGGATGGCAGTTATTTCTGTCACATTGCGTTTACTCGTCAAAAAACAAGCGGTTTCTGCTACGTTGTCATGGCTGATGATTATCTACCTTGTGCCACTGATTGGCGTTATTGCTTATTTAATTTTTGGTGAGATTAAACTCGGTACGCGCCGAGCCAAAGCCTTTCAACTGTTAAAACCTAAATATACCCAATGGCTTCAGCAACTGTCAGAACAAAAAGATCTGGTTACACATTCCCAGGATCCTCGTTATCGTGCTTTATTTAAACTAGTCCACCACCGCTTAGGTATTCCGAACATTCGAGGTAATGAATTACATATTCTCGACACGCCAGAAAGCATCATTCGAAGTATCATTCGTGATATTCAACAAGCACATCATTCCATTAATATGGTGTTCTATATTTGGAGCAATGATGGCATGATTAATGAAGTGAAACAAGCGTTAGAAGAAGCCGTGCAACGTGGCGTAAAAGTTTGTCTTTTACTCGATTCCGTTGGCAGTAATGCTTTTTTGAAAAGCCCTGTTTGTAAAGAAATGCGAGCAAAAGGCATTGAAATTACCGAAGCGCTACATGTAAATTTATTCCGGATGTTCTTCAGCCGAATTGATTTACGCCAACATCGTAAAATCATCATCATCGATAATCAAATTGCCTACACAGGCAGTATGAATATGGTGGATCCGAATTTCTTCAAACAAGATAGCAACGTAGGCAATTGGATCGACGTGATGGTGAGAATCAACGGCCCTGTTTCACCAATTTTAAACAGCTTACATGCTTGGGATTGGGAAATTGAAACGACAGAAGAATTACCCCTGTTATTACCAAATTGTCCCCTTGTTGAAATTGACGATAATGACACCCATTCTGTACAAGTTATTGCGAGTGGCCCCGCGTTCCCGGATGATTTAATTGCGCAATCTCTTGCAACGGTTATTTATGCAGCAAGAGAAAGCATTGTGATCACATCACCTTACTTTGTGCCAAGTCACAATATTGCTGAAGCATTACGTATTGCCGCATTCCGTGGCGTTGATATCACGCTCATTTTACCTAAAAACAATGATTCCTTGATGGTTCGTTGGGCAAGTCGAACATTCTTTGATGATTTACTCGAAGCAGGTGTCAAAATTTATCATTTTGAAGCTGGGCTTCTCCATACAAAAAGTGTGTTAATCGATAATAAGCTCGCGCTCGTTGGTACAGTAAATATGGATTTACGCAGTTTCCTGCTTAACTTTGAAATCACCGTTGCCGTAGAAGATCGTAATTTTGCCAATGAAGTGGCCACACTCCATGAAAATTATTTAGCGAACTCTTCTGCACTCAATATGCAAGAATGGATCAATCGTCCTTTCTATCATCGAATCATCGAGCGGTTATTTTTCTTGTTTAGTCCATTACTCTAA
- the moeA gene encoding molybdopterin molybdotransferase MoeA, with product MLPLEDALAQMLNQLPFPTKTETLALTEAADRVCAEDVVSPINVPSFDNSAMDGYAVRLADLQQSMTLSVAGKSFAGNPFQGEWVAQSAVRIMTGAMIPEGADAVVMQEDVTVNEDGTVTFSALPKANQNIRRIGEDVKKGDVVLHQGDELNAVSLPLLASLGIAEVKAYPRLKVAVLSTGDELVPVGKPLEAGQIYDTNRFTVKLMLEKLNCDVLDFGILPDNQAEFEAAFVKAQAQADLVITSGGVSVGEADFTKTVLEKVGQVNFWKIAMKPGKPFAFGKLENAWFCGLPGNPVSALVTFYQLVQPAIAKLSGKKHPKKQPHFKAIAQTNLKKAPGRLDFQRGFYQINENGQLEVQPVGFQGSHLFSSFVKSNCFIRLEKDRGNVAAGEIVTIEPFNHLLGQ from the coding sequence ATGTTGCCACTTGAAGATGCCTTGGCGCAAATGCTCAACCAACTTCCCTTCCCAACAAAAACTGAAACTCTTGCTTTAACTGAAGCCGCTGATCGTGTCTGTGCGGAAGATGTGGTTTCTCCGATTAACGTGCCTTCTTTTGATAATTCCGCGATGGATGGCTATGCGGTTCGTTTAGCCGATTTACAGCAATCTATGACACTTTCTGTCGCAGGAAAGTCCTTTGCGGGTAATCCGTTTCAAGGGGAATGGGTAGCCCAAAGTGCGGTCAGAATTATGACGGGTGCGATGATTCCTGAAGGTGCAGATGCAGTGGTTATGCAAGAAGATGTCACCGTTAATGAAGATGGAACTGTGACTTTTTCCGCATTACCAAAAGCCAATCAAAATATCCGTCGTATTGGTGAGGATGTGAAAAAAGGTGATGTGGTATTACATCAAGGGGATGAGTTAAATGCCGTTTCTTTGCCTTTACTTGCATCATTAGGCATTGCTGAAGTCAAAGCATATCCACGCTTAAAAGTGGCTGTGCTTTCAACGGGTGATGAATTAGTGCCTGTTGGCAAACCATTAGAAGCTGGACAAATCTACGATACCAACCGTTTCACCGTGAAATTAATGCTAGAAAAATTAAATTGTGACGTGCTCGACTTCGGTATTCTGCCGGATAACCAAGCAGAATTTGAAGCGGCTTTTGTGAAAGCACAAGCTCAGGCAGATCTTGTTATCACGAGTGGTGGTGTTTCAGTGGGTGAAGCTGACTTTACGAAAACCGTGTTAGAAAAAGTGGGTCAAGTGAATTTCTGGAAAATTGCGATGAAACCCGGCAAGCCATTTGCTTTCGGTAAATTAGAAAATGCTTGGTTCTGCGGTTTACCTGGCAATCCCGTTTCTGCATTAGTGACATTCTATCAATTAGTTCAACCTGCTATTGCCAAATTAAGCGGTAAAAAACACCCGAAAAAACAACCGCACTTTAAAGCGATTGCTCAAACCAATTTGAAAAAAGCGCCAGGGCGTTTAGATTTCCAACGTGGTTTCTATCAAATTAATGAAAATGGTCAACTTGAAGTGCAACCAGTGGGGTTCCAAGGCTCACATTTATTCAGTTCTTTTGTGAAAAGTAACTGTTTTATTCGCCTCGAAAAAGATCGCGGCAATGTAGCTGCAGGCGAAATCGTCACCATTGAACCTTTTAATCACCTATTGGGGCAATAA
- a CDS encoding Na+/H+ antiporter NhaC family protein, translating to MELVDYSSSIYSIIPALLAIILAIATRRVLVSLSAGIIVGALMLVDFNPLNALIYLKDNVVALVYSSEEGMNSNMNIVFFLVLLGVLTALLTVSGSNRAFAEWAQNKIKGRRGAKLLAASLVFVTFIDDYFHSLAVGAIARPVTDRFKVSRAKLAYILDSTAAPMCVMMPVSSWGAYIITLVAGLLATYSITSYTPMGAFVAMSSMNYYAIFSLLMVFFVAYFSFDIASMARHEKLAMERDYKEEVIEGVKGKVRNLILPILVLITVTVFMMIHTGSEALAADGKPFSLLGAFENTTVGISLVVGGSSAVAMSTLLIILERQVSLQEYGKAWIAGIKSMLGAIAILFFAWTINKVVGDAQTGKYLSSLVSGSIPVQFLPVILFILGSAMAFSTGTSWGTFGIMLPIAAAMATNSAPELLLPCLSAVMAGAVCGDHCSPVSDTTILSSTGAKCNHMDHVTTQLPYAATVATASAVGYIVVGFTESGLAGFVTTAVVLVALVFIVKKR from the coding sequence ATGGAACTAGTCGATTATTCTTCATCTATTTATTCAATTATTCCCGCATTACTTGCAATTATTTTAGCAATTGCAACTCGTCGGGTTTTGGTGTCCCTCAGTGCTGGGATTATTGTCGGTGCGTTAATGTTGGTTGATTTCAATCCATTGAATGCGCTCATTTATTTAAAAGATAATGTTGTGGCATTAGTTTATAGTAGCGAAGAAGGCATGAATTCAAATATGAATATCGTGTTTTTCTTAGTTTTACTTGGCGTATTGACCGCACTTTTAACGGTGTCAGGCAGCAACCGTGCGTTTGCTGAATGGGCACAAAATAAAATTAAAGGTCGTCGCGGTGCGAAATTATTAGCGGCATCTTTAGTGTTTGTGACATTTATCGATGATTACTTCCATAGTCTTGCTGTAGGTGCGATTGCACGTCCAGTTACTGATCGTTTCAAAGTTTCTCGTGCAAAATTAGCGTATATTCTAGATTCTACTGCTGCACCAATGTGTGTCATGATGCCAGTATCAAGCTGGGGGGCATACATTATTACTCTCGTAGCAGGTTTATTGGCGACATATTCTATTACCTCTTATACCCCAATGGGTGCATTCGTTGCCATGAGTTCAATGAACTACTATGCGATCTTCTCATTATTGATGGTATTCTTTGTGGCTTATTTCTCATTTGATATTGCATCAATGGCACGCCATGAAAAATTAGCGATGGAGCGCGATTATAAAGAAGAAGTCATTGAAGGTGTGAAAGGTAAAGTTCGCAACTTAATTTTACCGATTTTAGTCTTAATTACCGTCACAGTTTTTATGATGATTCATACGGGGAGTGAAGCCTTAGCAGCAGATGGAAAACCATTTAGCCTCTTAGGTGCATTTGAAAATACAACAGTAGGTATTTCGCTTGTTGTTGGTGGTTCAAGTGCGGTTGCTATGTCAACATTATTGATTATTCTTGAGCGTCAAGTTTCTTTACAAGAATACGGAAAAGCGTGGATTGCCGGTATTAAATCTATGTTAGGTGCAATTGCAATCCTATTCTTTGCTTGGACAATCAATAAAGTAGTGGGTGATGCACAAACCGGTAAATACTTATCTTCTTTAGTGAGTGGCAGCATTCCAGTTCAATTTTTACCAGTGATTTTATTTATCCTTGGTTCAGCAATGGCATTCTCAACAGGGACAAGCTGGGGGACATTTGGCATTATGTTACCAATCGCTGCGGCAATGGCGACTAACTCAGCACCAGAATTATTACTTCCTTGTTTGTCTGCAGTTATGGCTGGCGCAGTATGTGGCGACCACTGTTCACCGGTTTCGGATACAACTATTCTGTCGTCAACTGGCGCAAAATGTAACCACATGGATCACGTCACCACACAATTACCTTATGCTGCAACTGTCGCAACAGCAAGCGCTGTAGGCTACATTGTGGTAGGCTTTACAGAATCAGGTTTAGCTGGATTTGTGACAACAGCAGTTGTTTTAGTAGCTTTAGTGTTTATCGTGAAAAAACGTTAA
- a CDS encoding multidrug effflux MFS transporter — protein MPQLATFFETSASMTQLTLTTAMIGLAVGQLLLGPLSDKFGRKIPLIISLVIYIISTVLIVYAPNIEAMIVLRVIQGLSSAGSVVISRAVATDLYRGREMTRFFGLLMTINGLAPIISPILGSLLLEYISWKGVFVFLALIGVIVLFFCFRLKESLNVKNRLQGSIFSTFLTFGVIIKNRLFMSYVGIQSFLLGSMFAYIAASPFIFQSFYGLSAFIFSLCFGANGAALVIGANIGGKLPNRQALAIGVLAFVVAALYTIAVLIIQPYWLFVEIGFFAMLLLMGITFPAISTLAMESERQYAGSASALLGFAPFFLGGVVSPLVGIGNIFYSTALVILACGVLGLAIYWSIRHKIPTLAE, from the coding sequence TTGCCACAACTTGCTACCTTTTTTGAAACAAGTGCTTCAATGACACAACTTACGCTCACCACTGCCATGATTGGTCTAGCGGTGGGGCAGTTACTTCTTGGTCCTCTCAGTGACAAATTTGGGCGAAAAATTCCGCTTATTATTTCATTGGTCATTTATATTATCAGCACGGTCTTAATCGTTTATGCACCAAATATTGAAGCGATGATTGTCTTGCGTGTGATTCAAGGGCTTTCTTCAGCAGGAAGTGTGGTTATTTCTCGTGCGGTCGCAACGGATCTGTATCGAGGCCGTGAAATGACTCGTTTCTTTGGTTTATTAATGACAATTAACGGACTCGCCCCAATTATTTCACCAATCCTTGGTAGTTTATTGTTGGAATACATCAGTTGGAAAGGCGTATTTGTTTTCCTTGCATTGATTGGTGTGATTGTTTTGTTTTTCTGTTTCCGTTTAAAAGAAAGCTTGAATGTCAAAAATCGCTTACAAGGTTCAATATTTTCCACCTTTTTGACTTTTGGTGTGATTATCAAAAATCGCTTATTTATGAGCTATGTAGGAATTCAAAGTTTCTTGCTTGGTTCCATGTTTGCCTATATTGCGGCTTCGCCATTTATTTTCCAAAGCTTCTATGGGTTGAGTGCATTTATCTTTAGTTTATGTTTTGGTGCAAATGGGGCAGCGTTAGTCATTGGAGCAAATATTGGCGGTAAATTGCCAAATCGTCAGGCTTTAGCAATTGGCGTATTGGCTTTTGTGGTTGCTGCACTTTATACCATTGCGGTATTGATTATTCAGCCATACTGGTTATTTGTTGAAATCGGTTTCTTTGCCATGTTGTTATTAATGGGTATTACTTTCCCTGCGATTTCTACTTTAGCGATGGAAAGTGAGCGTCAATATGCAGGTAGTGCTTCTGCATTATTAGGTTTTGCCCCCTTCTTCTTAGGTGGCGTAGTCTCTCCGCTAGTGGGTATCGGCAATATTTTCTATTCAACTGCGTTAGTGATTTTAGCTTGTGGAGTATTGGGACTTGCTATCTATTGGTCGATTCGTCATAAAATCCCAACTTTAGCAGAGTAG
- a CDS encoding TIGR01621 family pseudouridine synthase produces MKLDIVYQTDDFIIIYKPCGLSVHKDQSEIGLTTLLAEQLGVPQVWLVHRLDKVTSGLLILALNAESAAEFFRLFSEHHIQKTYLALSNQKPKKKQGLLVGDMQKARNGAWKLCQSKENPAITRFESVSCEPNLRLFILKPQTGKTHQLRVAMKSLGSPILGDALYGKNTEKIDRTYLHAARLQFEFKGQAFDVFTPPKEGEWWHRENVQSQIQKFGSANAEPKK; encoded by the coding sequence ATGAAATTAGACATTGTTTATCAGACGGATGATTTTATCATTATTTATAAGCCTTGTGGGCTAAGTGTGCATAAAGATCAAAGCGAAATTGGTTTAACCACTTTGCTTGCTGAGCAGCTTGGCGTGCCACAAGTCTGGCTTGTTCATCGGTTAGATAAAGTGACATCTGGTTTACTCATCTTGGCATTGAATGCTGAAAGTGCGGCTGAATTTTTCCGACTTTTTTCCGAACATCATATCCAAAAGACTTATCTTGCACTCAGCAATCAGAAACCCAAAAAGAAACAAGGATTGCTTGTCGGGGATATGCAAAAGGCCAGAAACGGTGCCTGGAAACTTTGCCAATCGAAAGAAAATCCCGCGATTACGCGTTTTGAAAGTGTCAGTTGTGAGCCTAATTTACGATTATTTATTTTAAAGCCGCAAACAGGTAAAACCCATCAATTGCGTGTAGCGATGAAAAGCTTAGGTAGCCCCATTTTAGGCGATGCGCTTTATGGTAAAAACACTGAAAAAATTGACCGCACTTATTTACATGCTGCAAGATTGCAATTTGAATTTAAAGGTCAAGCATTTGATGTGTTTACCCCTCCGAAAGAAGGAGAGTGGTGGCATCGTGAGAACGTTCAATCTCAGATTCAAAAATTTGGCTCAGCAAATGCTGAGCCAAAGAAATAA
- the folE gene encoding GTP cyclohydrolase I FolE, translating into MNAISPDAESVRRALVAKGIETPMIDPTQCKDERRAAIASHMREVMKLIGLDLRDDSLEETPNRLAKMFIDEIFSGMDYANFPKMTKIKNQMKVSEMVQVNDITLTSTCEHHFVTIDGNVAVAYYPKDWVIGLSKINRIVAFFAQRPQVQERLTEQLLTAFQTILETDDVAVYVKATHFCVKARGVKDTHSYTVTSAYGGVFLEDRETRKEFLSSIQK; encoded by the coding sequence ATGAACGCTATTTCACCTGATGCGGAAAGTGTCCGCCGCGCCTTGGTAGCCAAAGGCATCGAAACACCAATGATTGATCCGACTCAATGTAAAGATGAGCGCCGTGCAGCGATTGCTTCGCATATGCGTGAAGTGATGAAATTGATTGGATTAGATCTGCGTGATGATAGCTTAGAAGAAACGCCAAATCGTTTAGCTAAAATGTTTATTGATGAAATTTTCAGTGGAATGGATTATGCCAATTTCCCGAAAATGACGAAAATCAAAAACCAAATGAAAGTGAGCGAAATGGTGCAGGTGAATGACATCACCTTGACCAGTACTTGCGAACATCATTTTGTGACGATTGATGGTAATGTCGCCGTCGCATATTACCCGAAAGATTGGGTGATTGGCTTGTCTAAAATCAATCGCATTGTGGCATTTTTTGCGCAACGTCCACAAGTACAAGAGCGCTTAACTGAACAGCTTTTAACGGCATTTCAAACGATTTTAGAAACCGATGATGTGGCAGTTTATGTGAAAGCGACACATTTCTGTGTGAAAGCGCGTGGGGTAAAAGATACTCACAGCTATACCGTGACATCAGCCTATGGCGGGGTCTTTTTAGAAGATCGCGAAACTCGCAAAGAATTTTTATCTTCGATTCAGAAATAA
- the aroA gene encoding 3-phosphoshikimate 1-carboxyvinyltransferase — translation MKAITLEPISRIEGEINLPGSKSLSNRALLLAALAKGTTTVTNLLDSDDIRHMLNALKALGVNYQLSEDKTCCKVEGLGGAFQVENGLSLFLGNAGTAMRPLTAALCLKGKTESEVILTGEPRMKERPIKHLVDALLQAGADVRYLENDGYPPLAIRNQGIKGGVVEIDGSISSQFLTALLMAAPLAEGDLDIHIIGDLVSKPYIDITLAMMKDFGVSVENQDYQVFKVKGNQSYVSPGKYMVEGDASSASYFLAAAAIKGNVKVTGIGKHSIQGDRLFADVLEKMGAKITWGEDFIQAEQAELHGIDMDMNHIPDAAMTIATTALFAKGETVIRNIYNWRVKETDRLAAMATELRKVGADVEEGEDFIRIQPLALSQFKHAEIETYNDHRMAMCFALIALSDTPVTILDPKCTAKTFPTFFDEFEKLSVRS, via the coding sequence ATGAAAGCGATCACGTTAGAACCAATTTCCCGTATTGAAGGTGAAATCAACTTACCGGGGTCGAAAAGCTTATCAAACCGTGCATTATTATTAGCTGCATTGGCTAAAGGCACCACAACCGTCACTAACCTATTAGACAGTGATGACATTCGCCATATGTTAAACGCCCTCAAAGCGTTAGGGGTGAATTACCAACTATCTGAAGACAAAACTTGCTGCAAAGTTGAAGGCTTAGGCGGTGCATTTCAGGTTGAAAATGGCTTATCACTTTTTCTCGGTAATGCCGGTACGGCCATGCGTCCTTTAACAGCAGCGCTTTGTTTAAAAGGCAAAACAGAAAGCGAAGTTATTTTGACTGGTGAACCTCGTATGAAAGAGCGCCCAATCAAACATTTGGTTGATGCGCTTCTTCAAGCGGGTGCCGATGTTCGTTATTTAGAAAATGACGGCTACCCACCGCTTGCAATTCGCAATCAAGGGATTAAAGGTGGCGTAGTTGAAATTGACGGTTCAATTTCTTCTCAATTTTTGACCGCACTTTTAATGGCTGCACCACTTGCTGAAGGCGATTTAGATATCCATATTATAGGTGATCTAGTCTCAAAACCTTATATTGATATCACTCTCGCCATGATGAAAGATTTTGGTGTTTCGGTTGAAAATCAAGATTATCAAGTGTTTAAGGTGAAAGGTAACCAATCCTATGTCTCACCGGGTAAATACATGGTAGAAGGTGATGCCTCATCTGCCTCTTATTTCCTTGCCGCTGCCGCAATTAAAGGCAACGTAAAAGTGACAGGAATTGGCAAACATTCCATTCAAGGCGACCGCCTATTTGCCGATGTGCTAGAAAAAATGGGCGCTAAAATAACTTGGGGTGAAGATTTTATTCAAGCAGAACAAGCTGAGCTCCACGGCATTGATATGGATATGAACCACATTCCTGATGCAGCCATGACGATTGCCACAACCGCCTTATTTGCAAAAGGTGAAACCGTTATTCGCAATATTTATAACTGGCGTGTGAAAGAAACTGATCGCCTTGCTGCAATGGCGACTGAATTGCGAAAAGTCGGTGCAGACGTTGAAGAAGGTGAAGATTTTATTCGAATTCAACCACTTGCGCTCTCCCAATTTAAGCATGCCGAAATTGAGACCTATAACGATCATCGCATGGCAATGTGCTTCGCCTTGATTGCATTATCAGATACACCTGTCACGATTTTAGATCCCAAATGTACGGCTAAAACGTTCCCAACATTCTTCGACGAATTTGAAAAATTAAGTGTTCGAAGCTAA